CTAGCGCCATTCTGATCAAGCCCCGGGTTTTACCGCCCGGTTTTTTTTTGCCGCAGGGGATCAACCAGGACTGACGAGCGCGTCTCCAGTCAACCCAGGTTGACGGAGGCAACAGGGGGATGAGTGCGTGGGGTACGCTTAAGTCCCTGGAAAACAGGCAAATATCACTCGCTTGTCGGAGCTGGCACAGGGGTTGCTCTTAAGGTGGGTCCAGCAACCCAACCAGTCCCTGACGTGGAGGATAAAAGAGATGTTGAACAGCACCGAACTGGCAGAAGTCAAACATGCGCCGAGCGAACGGAGCAAAGCCCTGCTCCAGGAAAAATCAACCTATGTGGCTGCCGGCATCACCCATGCCGCGCCAATTTTTATCAAGGAAGCCAAAGGGGCGGTGATCGAGGATATCGACGGCAACCGCTACCTGGACTTTTATACCGGCATCGGCGTCACCACGGCCGGGCATTGCCCGGCACCGGTGGTCGCGGCGATCAAGGAGCAGGCCGACCGGCTGTTGCACTCCTGTTTCATGGTGAGCATGTACGAACCCTACGTCCAACTGGCCAAAAAGCTCACCGAAATCACCCCGGGCAGCCATCAGAAAAAAGCCATGTTCGTCAACAGCGGGGCCGAGGCGGTGGAGAACGCCATCAAGATCGCCCGGGCCTATACCGGCCGTCAGGGCGTGATCTGCTTCGAGTCCGGTTTTCACGGCCGCACTCTGCTGACCATGTCCCTGACCAGCAAAGTCAAGCCTTACAAACACGGCTTCGGCCCCTATGCCCCGGAAATCTACAAGGTGCCGTTCCCCAACCTGTATCGCAGCCAGCTGCACACCACGCAGGAAGAAAGCTGCCAGGCTTATCTCGATTACTTCGAGCGCTTTTTCATCGCCGAGGTCGATCCGTCTCATATCGCCGCCATCATCCTCGAACCGGTCCAGGGGGAAGGCGGGTTCAACATCCCGCCGCAGGGTTACTGGCAGGGGTTGCGGAAGATCTGTGACAAACACGGCATCGTGCTGATCGCCGACGAAGTCCAGACCGGTTTCACCCGGACTGGCAAGATGTTCGCGGTGGAGCACTTTGACGTGGTGCCGGACCTGATGACAGTCGCCAAGTCGATTGCTTCCGGCATGCCCCTGTCCGCAGTGGTCGGCCGCAGCGAGATCATGGACGCCCCCGGCGCCGGGCAGATCGGCGGCACCTATGGCGGTAACCCGGTGGCTTGCGCCGCCGCCCTGGCCACCATCGAGCTGCTGGAACGCGACAACCTGGCTGACAAGGCCATGGCACTGGGGGAGACCGTGGTCACCCGGTTGCGGCAATTGCAGAAAAAATACCCCCGTATCGGGGATGTCAGAAATCTCGGGGCAATGATCGCCCTTGAGTTCGTCACCGACCCGCAGAGCCGGGAACCGGATAAAGCCACCGCCAGCGCCGTGATTGCCGAATGCGTCAAGCATGGCCTGCTGGTGATCGGTGCCGGTATCTACGGCAACGTACTCCGGTTGCTGCCGCCCCTGGTGGTGAGTGACGAACAGCTAGCGCAGGCGCTGCAGATTATTGAGGACGCCGTCGACGTCGTTCTGGGTTAGGTATCCGGAGGCGAGTCAGGATCGCTTCAGGACAGGCGTAGAGAGATCGGGAGCGTTTATCAGCGCCCTGATCAAACCACCAATCAATTCGCATGGAAAAAGGAGACCCTATGAAGATCGACAGAAAAATCATGCCCCTGCTGCTGACGGTGTTGCTGGTTGCGTTTCTGGGCACCGCCACGGCGGCCGAAACCATCCGTATCGGCAATATCATCCCCCTCTCCGGGCCCTCGGCCTCGGTCGGTATTCAGGGGAAAAAGGCCCGTGAGATGGCGGTGGCCGAAATCAATGAAGCGGGCGGCATCAAAGCCCTGGGCGGCGCCAAGCTGGAACTCGACTTTGCCGATAGCAAAAGCGACCCGACCACCGGCGTGACCGAGGCCGAGCGGCTGATCAACAACGACAAGGTGGATCTGCTGACCGGTTGCTGGAACTCGGCGGTAACCTATCCGACCACCCAGGTCGCCGAGCGCTACGGCATCCCCTTTATCGTCCCGGTTTCGGTGCGTGACACCATCACCGAGCGCGGCTTCAAGAACGTCTTTCGGATTGCGGCTAAGGATTCCTGGTGGGCGCGGGATCAGTTCAGTTTCCTGGCTGATATGGAAAAGGAATTCGGCACCTCGGTCAAGAAGGTCGCTTTTGTCTACGAGAACGGCGACTGGGGGACCGGTTTTGCCGAGCAGTGGCGGACCCTGGCGGAAAAAGCCGGTTACCAGGTGGTGCTGGACGAAGCCTATCCGAGCACCGCTTCGGATCTGACCCCGGTGGTCATCAAGCTTAAACGCGCCAAGCCGGATGTGGTGTTCATGACCTCCAACGCGGCTGACGCCATCCTGCTGACCAACACCATGGCGGAAATGAAGGTTAACGTGAAAGCCATCATTACCAGCGGTGGCGGCCATGCCGATCCGTCCTTTCTGGAAGCGGCCGGTCAGAATGCCGATTACATTTTCGATATCGTCGAATGGGAAGCCGACCTCAACCGGATCGGTCTGAAAGAGACCAATGCCAAGTTCAAATCCCTCTATGGTCACAATCTGACCGGTGAGGCGGTTGACGCCTATGCCGCCATGTATGTCATCA
This genomic window from Pelobacter seleniigenes DSM 18267 contains:
- the gabT gene encoding 4-aminobutyrate--2-oxoglutarate transaminase, producing the protein MLNSTELAEVKHAPSERSKALLQEKSTYVAAGITHAAPIFIKEAKGAVIEDIDGNRYLDFYTGIGVTTAGHCPAPVVAAIKEQADRLLHSCFMVSMYEPYVQLAKKLTEITPGSHQKKAMFVNSGAEAVENAIKIARAYTGRQGVICFESGFHGRTLLTMSLTSKVKPYKHGFGPYAPEIYKVPFPNLYRSQLHTTQEESCQAYLDYFERFFIAEVDPSHIAAIILEPVQGEGGFNIPPQGYWQGLRKICDKHGIVLIADEVQTGFTRTGKMFAVEHFDVVPDLMTVAKSIASGMPLSAVVGRSEIMDAPGAGQIGGTYGGNPVACAAALATIELLERDNLADKAMALGETVVTRLRQLQKKYPRIGDVRNLGAMIALEFVTDPQSREPDKATASAVIAECVKHGLLVIGAGIYGNVLRLLPPLVVSDEQLAQALQIIEDAVDVVLG
- a CDS encoding ABC transporter substrate-binding protein — its product is MKIDRKIMPLLLTVLLVAFLGTATAAETIRIGNIIPLSGPSASVGIQGKKAREMAVAEINEAGGIKALGGAKLELDFADSKSDPTTGVTEAERLINNDKVDLLTGCWNSAVTYPTTQVAERYGIPFIVPVSVRDTITERGFKNVFRIAAKDSWWARDQFSFLADMEKEFGTSVKKVAFVYENGDWGTGFAEQWRTLAEKAGYQVVLDEAYPSTASDLTPVVIKLKRAKPDVVFMTSNAADAILLTNTMAEMKVNVKAIITSGGGHADPSFLEAAGQNADYIFDIVEWEADLNRIGLKETNAKFKSLYGHNLTGEAVDAYAAMYVIKDALEKAGSTDPAALRKALSENKFCDGNLQMLAYDCVDFDSTGQNKNANLVIVQIRKTDHGMDRITVWPKSVRRAGYTPVFPQPAK